In Meleagris gallopavo isolate NT-WF06-2002-E0010 breed Aviagen turkey brand Nicholas breeding stock chromosome 3, Turkey_5.1, whole genome shotgun sequence, one DNA window encodes the following:
- the LOC104909293 gene encoding eyes absent homolog 1 isoform X1, whose translation MRKLAFRYRRVKEIYNTYKNNVGGLLGPAKREAWLQLRAEIEALTDSWLTLALKALTLIHSRTNCVNILVTTTQLIPALAKVLLYGLGVVFPIENIYSATKIGKESCFERIIQRFGRKVVYVVIGDGVEEEQGAKKHAMPFWRISSHSDLMALHHALELEYL comes from the exons ATGAGAAAATTGGCATTCCGCTACAGACGagtaaaagaaatatataataCCTACAAAAACAATGTTGGAG GTCTTCTTGGTCCAGCAAAAAGAGAGGCTTGGCTACAACTAAGAGCAGAAATTGAAGCTTTGACGGATTCTTGGTTAACACTTGCACTGAAAGCACTCACCCTTATTCATTCAAG GACAAATTGTGTGAATATCCTTGTAACAACTACACAGCTAATTCCAGCTCTGGCAAAAGTCTTGTTGTATGGATTAGGGGTTGTATTTCCCATAGAGAATATTTACAGTGCAACTAAAATAG gaaaggaAAGTTGTTTTGAGCGAATAATTCAAAGATTTGGAAGAAAAGTAGTGTATGTGGTTATAGGAGATGGTGTCGAAGAAGAGCAAGGCGCTAAAAAG CATGCTATGCCATTTTGGAGGATCTCAAGCCACTCTGACCTTATGGCCCTTCACCATGCCTTGGAACTGGAGTACTTgtag
- the LOC104909293 gene encoding eyes absent homolog 1 isoform X2: MRKLAFRYRRVKEIYNTYKNNVGGLLGPAKREAWLQLRAEIEALTDSWLTLALKALTLIHSRTNCVNILVTTTQLIPALAKVLLYGLGVVFPIENIYSATKIGKESCFERIIQRFGRKVVYVVIGDGVEEEQGAKKETRFRKA, translated from the exons ATGAGAAAATTGGCATTCCGCTACAGACGagtaaaagaaatatataataCCTACAAAAACAATGTTGGAG GTCTTCTTGGTCCAGCAAAAAGAGAGGCTTGGCTACAACTAAGAGCAGAAATTGAAGCTTTGACGGATTCTTGGTTAACACTTGCACTGAAAGCACTCACCCTTATTCATTCAAG GACAAATTGTGTGAATATCCTTGTAACAACTACACAGCTAATTCCAGCTCTGGCAAAAGTCTTGTTGTATGGATTAGGGGTTGTATTTCCCATAGAGAATATTTACAGTGCAACTAAAATAG gaaaggaAAGTTGTTTTGAGCGAATAATTCAAAGATTTGGAAGAAAAGTAGTGTATGTGGTTATAGGAGATGGTGTCGAAGAAGAGCAAGGCGCTAAAAAG GAAACACGATTCAGAAAAGCATAG